A genomic window from Methanoculleus sp. SDB includes:
- a CDS encoding RNA-binding protein: protein MATQQGMGGVDLYGMLSELRATLPLWIGKIYQYDGKTFGIRLNGENKERLLFLVEAGRRAHLVAALPPAPENPSGYSMLLRKYLSGGRVLDIRQHGLQRIFEFVIGKKDTTFSVIVELFDEGNIVLCDASYTIIKPLWHHRFRDRDVVPGAVYTFPGPGRAAMTGDELREILQGSDKDTVRTLAVDLMLGGRYAEEVCRRAGVDKRTPAAEAPADALARAYGDCLELAAARGNAVITKTGCWPFPPGDEPVLARFEGFSEALDHFYPPPSVVSKEEKPRLSREERIRRQQEEAVVKFDTTIGRLERAVETIYANYTLVSDVIATLSAASRDRSWQEIEAVLRASDNPTARAVVAVHPAESAVDLALDERVTISVRDTIEANIGRYYDRIKKMKRKKAGAIAAMERTVEPKPVRRKPFATLKPRWYHRFRWCYTSDGVLMLGGRDADQNEELVKRYMEGGDTFVHADVHGASVVILKGQTERMDEVARFAASYSNAWKAGHFSADVYAARPDQVSKTPEAGEYVSRGSFIVRGERSYFRNTPLGVAIGIQFEPVVAVIGGPVPSVTPRSRMWVVLKPGTFEPNDIAKKVLRMLRDHLTTEEGKGLKNILTAEKVAAFVPPGGSDIEEFHESRV, encoded by the coding sequence ATGGCGACACAGCAGGGAATGGGCGGAGTGGATCTCTATGGCATGCTTTCGGAGCTGCGGGCGACCCTTCCTCTCTGGATAGGGAAAATCTATCAGTATGACGGGAAAACGTTCGGAATCCGGCTGAACGGGGAGAATAAGGAGAGACTTCTGTTTCTTGTAGAAGCCGGACGACGGGCCCATCTGGTTGCCGCTCTTCCTCCCGCCCCCGAAAATCCTTCGGGGTACTCGATGCTGCTCAGGAAGTACCTATCCGGGGGGCGTGTCCTCGATATCCGTCAGCACGGCCTCCAGCGGATCTTCGAGTTTGTCATCGGAAAGAAGGACACCACGTTTTCGGTGATCGTCGAACTCTTCGATGAAGGAAACATCGTGCTCTGCGACGCGTCGTACACAATCATCAAGCCGCTCTGGCATCACCGGTTCAGGGATCGGGATGTGGTGCCCGGAGCCGTATATACCTTCCCGGGGCCGGGCCGGGCTGCCATGACCGGTGACGAACTCCGGGAAATCCTGCAGGGTTCGGATAAGGACACGGTCCGCACCCTCGCCGTCGATCTCATGCTCGGGGGGCGGTATGCCGAGGAAGTGTGCCGCCGGGCGGGCGTGGATAAACGGACACCTGCCGCAGAAGCGCCTGCGGACGCCCTTGCCCGTGCATACGGGGATTGCCTGGAGCTCGCAGCCGCCCGCGGCAACGCCGTGATTACGAAAACCGGGTGCTGGCCGTTTCCGCCCGGTGACGAACCGGTGCTTGCCCGTTTTGAGGGTTTTTCCGAGGCTCTCGATCATTTCTATCCGCCCCCCAGCGTTGTCTCGAAAGAGGAAAAACCACGCCTCTCCCGCGAGGAGCGAATCCGGCGGCAGCAGGAGGAGGCTGTCGTAAAGTTCGACACGACAATCGGCCGCCTCGAACGTGCCGTCGAGACCATATATGCCAACTATACGCTCGTCTCGGATGTCATCGCCACTCTCAGCGCAGCATCACGCGACCGCTCGTGGCAGGAGATCGAGGCGGTGCTCCGGGCAAGCGACAATCCGACGGCACGGGCCGTGGTTGCCGTGCACCCCGCAGAGTCTGCCGTCGATCTCGCACTTGACGAACGCGTCACCATCTCCGTGCGTGACACCATCGAGGCGAACATCGGCAGGTACTATGACCGGATAAAGAAGATGAAGCGGAAAAAAGCGGGTGCCATTGCTGCGATGGAGCGGACGGTGGAGCCGAAACCCGTCCGCCGGAAACCGTTTGCGACCTTAAAGCCACGGTGGTACCACCGGTTCCGCTGGTGCTACACGAGCGACGGCGTTCTCATGCTCGGCGGGCGTGATGCCGACCAGAACGAAGAGCTGGTGAAACGGTATATGGAGGGCGGGGATACCTTTGTGCATGCCGATGTGCATGGAGCGAGTGTCGTGATTCTCAAGGGCCAGACGGAGCGGATGGACGAAGTCGCCCGTTTCGCGGCGTCATATTCGAATGCGTGGAAAGCAGGGCACTTTTCAGCGGACGTCTACGCGGCACGTCCCGATCAGGTAAGCAAGACCCCCGAGGCGGGGGAGTATGTCTCGCGGGGATCCTTTATCGTGCGGGGCGAACGGTCGTATTTCCGAAACACCCCCCTCGGCGTGGCAATCGGGATCCAGTTTGAGCCGGTGGTGGCCGTCATCGGCGGCCCGGTTCCTTCGGTGACGCCACGGTCACGCATGTGGGTCGTCCTGAAACCGGGTACGTTCGAACCGAATGATATCGCGAAGAAAGTGCTCCGGATGCTGCGCGACCACCTCACCACCGAGGAGGGAAAAGGGCTGAAAAACATCCTGACGGCCGAAAAGGTCGCGGCATTCGTGCCCCCGGGAGGATCCGATATCGAGGAGTTCCA